The Primulina eburnea isolate SZY01 chromosome 8, ASM2296580v1, whole genome shotgun sequence genome contains a region encoding:
- the LOC140838308 gene encoding protein AE7-like 1 produces the protein MHHVRDIRDPEHPYSLEQLSVLSEESITVDEKLGRILITFTPTIQHRSMATVVGLCLREKLKDCFPPHFKVDIKVAPGSHANE, from the exons ATGCACCATGTGAGGGATATAAGGGATCCAGAGCATCCGTATTCACTGGAGCAGCTCAGCGTGCTCTCTGAGGAGTCTATAACTGTGGATGAGAAGCTTGGACGCATTCT GATTACCTTTACGCCTACTATCCAGCACCGCAGCATGGCCACCGTAGTCGGTCTGTGCCTAAGGGAGAAGTTGAAAGACTGTTTTCCTCCACATTTTAAG GTGGATATAAAAGTAGCTCCTGGATCTCATGCAAATGAATAA
- the LOC140838306 gene encoding large ribosomal subunit protein uL6m-like, with protein MEAKFFRFLKIVGVGFKARAEAEGRLLYLKLGYSHEVELTVPPAVRVFCFKNNVVCCTGIDKERVHQFAAAVRSCKPPEVYKGKGIMYIDEVIKKKDGKRSK; from the coding sequence ATGGAAGCCAAGTTCTTTCGCTTTCTTAAGATTGTTGGTGTCGGTTTTAAGGCTAGAGCAGAAGCTGAAGGCCGTCTCTTGTACTTGAAACTCGGTTATAGCCACGAGGTTGAACTGACGGTGCCTCCAGCAGTTCGTGTCTTTTGCTTCAAAAATAACGTTGTCTGCTGCACTGGGATTGACAAGGAGAGGGTGCATCAATTTGCAGCTGCCGTTCGTAGTTGCAAGCCTCCCGAAGTGTACAAAGGCAAAGGCATAATGTACATAGATGAAGTGATAAAGAAAAAAGATGGCAAGAGGTCTAAATAA
- the LOC140838311 gene encoding uncharacterized protein isoform X1 produces MAPKNQMFEIILGSSSLARRQILADMGYHFQIMTADIDEKSIRKEKPEDLVMTLAEAKADAIMLKLQNLDKFAVMSSPTLLITADTVVVHEGIVREKPSSSDEARQFIRDYSGGSTRVVGSVVVTNLGTGCRKGGWESAEVYFLDIPDEVIESLIEEGMILNVAGGLMLEHTLTLPLIDTVIGTADCVMGLSKSLTEKLIQEAL; encoded by the exons ATGGCTCCGAAGAACCAGATGTTTGAG ATCATATTGGGTTCATCTTCACTCGCACGTCGACAAATTCTTGCTGACATGGGCTACCACTTTCAAATCATG ACTGCAGATATCGATGAAAAAAGTATCAGAAAGGAAAAGCCAGAAGATCTTGTGATGACCCTAGCTGAGGCAAAG GCTGATGCGATTATGTTGAAGCTTCAGAATCTAGACAAATTTGCAGTCATGTCATCTCCCACACTGCTAATCACGGCAGATACA GTTGTGGTGCATGAAGGGATTGTCAGAGAAAAGCCATCAAGTAGTGATGAAGCAAGACAGTTTATCAGAG ACTATTCTGGCGGTTCCACTAGAGTGGTTGGATCGGTAGTTGTCACCAACCTGGGTACTGGTTGTAGAAAAGGAGGATGGGAGAGTGCGGAG GTTTATTTCCTTGACATACCAGATGAAGTCATTGAAAGTCTG ATTGAAGAAGGAATGATATTGAATGTTGCCGGGGGTTTGATGCTCGAACACACACTGACTTTGCCTTTGATAGACACCGTG ATAGGAACTGCGGATTGTGTAATGGGACTTTCAAAATCTCTGACGGAGAAGCTCATTCAGGAAGCGCTATAG
- the LOC140838311 gene encoding uncharacterized protein isoform X3 has protein sequence MTLAEAKADAIMLKLQNLDKFAVMSSPTLLITADTVVVHEGIVREKPSSSDEARQFIRDYSGGSTRVVGSVVVTNLGTGCRKGGWESAEVYFLDIPDEVIESLIEEGMILNVAGGLMLEHTLTLPLIDTVIGTADCVMGLSKSLTEKLIQEAL, from the exons ATGACCCTAGCTGAGGCAAAG GCTGATGCGATTATGTTGAAGCTTCAGAATCTAGACAAATTTGCAGTCATGTCATCTCCCACACTGCTAATCACGGCAGATACA GTTGTGGTGCATGAAGGGATTGTCAGAGAAAAGCCATCAAGTAGTGATGAAGCAAGACAGTTTATCAGAG ACTATTCTGGCGGTTCCACTAGAGTGGTTGGATCGGTAGTTGTCACCAACCTGGGTACTGGTTGTAGAAAAGGAGGATGGGAGAGTGCGGAG GTTTATTTCCTTGACATACCAGATGAAGTCATTGAAAGTCTG ATTGAAGAAGGAATGATATTGAATGTTGCCGGGGGTTTGATGCTCGAACACACACTGACTTTGCCTTTGATAGACACCGTG ATAGGAACTGCGGATTGTGTAATGGGACTTTCAAAATCTCTGACGGAGAAGCTCATTCAGGAAGCGCTATAG
- the LOC140838311 gene encoding uncharacterized protein isoform X2, whose product MGYHFQIMTADIDEKSIRKEKPEDLVMTLAEAKADAIMLKLQNLDKFAVMSSPTLLITADTVVVHEGIVREKPSSSDEARQFIRDYSGGSTRVVGSVVVTNLGTGCRKGGWESAEVYFLDIPDEVIESLIEEGMILNVAGGLMLEHTLTLPLIDTVIGTADCVMGLSKSLTEKLIQEAL is encoded by the exons ATGGGCTACCACTTTCAAATCATG ACTGCAGATATCGATGAAAAAAGTATCAGAAAGGAAAAGCCAGAAGATCTTGTGATGACCCTAGCTGAGGCAAAG GCTGATGCGATTATGTTGAAGCTTCAGAATCTAGACAAATTTGCAGTCATGTCATCTCCCACACTGCTAATCACGGCAGATACA GTTGTGGTGCATGAAGGGATTGTCAGAGAAAAGCCATCAAGTAGTGATGAAGCAAGACAGTTTATCAGAG ACTATTCTGGCGGTTCCACTAGAGTGGTTGGATCGGTAGTTGTCACCAACCTGGGTACTGGTTGTAGAAAAGGAGGATGGGAGAGTGCGGAG GTTTATTTCCTTGACATACCAGATGAAGTCATTGAAAGTCTG ATTGAAGAAGGAATGATATTGAATGTTGCCGGGGGTTTGATGCTCGAACACACACTGACTTTGCCTTTGATAGACACCGTG ATAGGAACTGCGGATTGTGTAATGGGACTTTCAAAATCTCTGACGGAGAAGCTCATTCAGGAAGCGCTATAG
- the LOC140838309 gene encoding uncharacterized protein has product MSQPIPFDSDEEQNHQETRLDQQSQQILRLDSVNSTILIRQLPSQGLSFQLWPAAATLVALLDRCRAGHSTTSALSSLLDAHQPHRIRILELGSGTGVVGIAAAALLRASVTVTDLPHVLPNMRYNIDANAGILEFCGGDVNSASLSWGNIGEMEAIGREYDVILASDVVYHNHLYEPLIQTLKFYLQGSEKEMVFLMAHLKRWKKESAFFKKARKFFDVKVLYTDSPCNGARVGVKVYSFVSKG; this is encoded by the coding sequence ATGTCTCAACCAATCCCATTCGACTCAGACGAAGAACAAAATCACCAAGAAACTCGTTTGGATCAACAATCTCAGCAAATCCTCCGTCTGGATTCTGTCAACTCCACCATACTCATCAGACAGCTCCCCTCACAGGGTCTCTCCTTCCAACTCTGGCCCGCCGCCGCCACCCTCGTCGCCCTCCTCGACCGCTGCCGTGCGGGTCACTCAACCACATCCGCTCTCTCCTCCTTGCTCGACGCCCACCAACCCCACCGCATACGTATTCTTGAGCTGGGCTCCGGCACTGGAGTGGTGGGAATCGCAGCGGCTGCTCTGCTTCGAGCTAGTGTAACTGTCACGGATCTCCCTCATGTACTCCCTAATATGAGATATAATATTGATGCTAACGCCGGAATCTTGGAGTTCTGCGGCGGTGATGTCAACTCGGCGTCGCTATCATGGGGGAACATTGGAGAAATGGAAGCCATTGGCAGAGAATATGACGTAATACTGGCGTCTGATGTGGTGTACCATAATCATCTGTACGAGCCTCTGATCCAGACCCTTAAGTTTTATCTTCAGGGAAGTGAGAAAGAAATGGTTTTCTTGATGGCCCATTTGAAGAGGTGGAAGAAGGAATCAGCCTTCTTTAAGAAGGCTCGCAAGTTCTTTGACGTTAAGGTTCTGTACACTGATAGCCCCTGTAATGGGGCCAGAGTTGGTGTCAAAGTTTATTCATTTGTAAGCAAAGGGTAG
- the LOC140838310 gene encoding GATA transcription factor 19-like: MHRCGSSNMVRGCTCGMYHSTRGNSFSMFFSKNNDGYLEFDEGEMYSFAANSPPSSVDCTLSLGTPSTRRSNEKKRSSCCMPGFGWNNFPSKHMTPTPSTVKTHRGTDPLLARRCANCDTTSTPLWRNGPRGPKSLCNACGIRFKKEERRATTADSITTGSGGGADPQNVTNDSWPHKTIYYPPPYTNEFRFAEVDDYRNSISWRFNVTDSPSLVHNFTS, translated from the exons aTGCACAGGTGCGGTAGCTCGAACATGGTGAGGGGTTGTACGTGTGGCATGTACCATTCTACTCGAGGGAATTCATTTTCAATGTTCTTTTCCAAGAATAACGATGGATATCTTGAATTTGATGAAGGGGAAATGTATTCTTTTGCGGCTAATTCTCCGCCCTCTTCAGTTGATTGCACTCTTTCGTTGGGCACGCCTTCCACTCGTCGCAGTAATGAGAAGAAGCGGTCTTCTTGCTGCATGCCTGGCTTTGGATGGAACAATTTTCCTTCCAAACATATGACTCCGACGCCGTCCACCGTCAAGACTCACCGTGGCACGGATCCCCTCCTGGCCCGCCGATGTGCTAATTGCGACACCACTTCTACTCCTCTCTGGAGGAACGGTCCCAGAGGCCCTAAG TCACTGTGCAATGCATGCGGGATACGGTTCAAGAAAGAAGAGAGAAGAGCCACGACAGCCGACTCCATCACCACCGGCAGCGGAGGCGGCGCCGACCCTCAAAACGTGACGAATGATTCATGGCCCCATAAAACGATCTATTATCCTCCCCCTTACACAAACGAGTTCCGATTCGCCGAAGTAGACGATTACCGCAACTCGATTTCATGGCGGTTCAACGTCACAGACAGTCCAAGTCTTGTTCACAATTTTACGTCATGA
- the LOC140837915 gene encoding uncharacterized protein, with product MANITKLEFEALDLTGKNYLSWILDAEVHLISMNLGDTIKEGNEMSQQDRAKALIFLRHHLNDGLKVEYLTVKEPRELWKNLKEIFDHQRTVILPRARYEWMHLRLQDFKSVSDNNFALFKTSSTLILCGEKVTDQDMLEKTFSTFHASNVLLQQQYRERGFQRYSELILCLLVAEQNNELLMKNHQMRPTGSTPFLEANGTTFPEEYEIAFPEENGKMEINFVDNDDPIDIIHLDVSDFFANPDGNIDNLIGGGVLENNE from the exons ATGGCGAACATCACCAAACTTGAATTTGAAGCACTTGACTTGActggaaaaaattatttatcatggATTTTGGATGCCGAGGTCCACCTTATCTCTATGAATTTAGGAGATACAATAAAAGAAGGAAATGAAATGTCCCAGCAGGACCGTGCAAAGGCACTTATTTTTCTCCGTCATCACCTCAATGATGGGTTGAAAGTCGAATATCTCACTGTGAAAGAGCCACGAGAGCTTTGGAAAAATCTAAAAGAAATATTTGACCATCAACGAACTGTAATTCTCCCAAGAGCCCGATATGAATGGATGCACCTACGGTTACAAGATTTTAAGTCCGTAAGTGATAATAACTTTGCATTATTCAAGACTAGTTCCACACTGATACTTTGTGGAGAGAAAGTCACTGATCAAGACATGTTAGAAAAAACATTCTCCACTTTTCATGCATCAAACGTGCTCCTGCAGCAGCAATATCGTGAACGTGGATTTCAAAGGTACTCTGAACTCATCTTATGCTTACTAGTTGCTGAACAAAACAATGAGCTGCTCATGAAAAATCACCAAATGCGCCCAACTGGATCCACACCATTTCTTGAAGCAAATGGAACTACATTTCCTGAAGAATATGAAATTGCATTTCCTGAA GAAAATGGAAAAATGGAGATAAATTTTGTGGACAATGATGATCCAATTGATATAATTCACTTGGACGTCTCTGATTTCTTTGCTAATCCAGATGGAAATATAGATAATTTGATTGGTGGTGGTGTGTTAGAAAATAATGAGTAA